A window of Scomber scombrus chromosome 23, fScoSco1.1, whole genome shotgun sequence contains these coding sequences:
- the LOC134006244 gene encoding uncharacterized protein LOC134006244, whose translation MTSPNLALYLACLFLGEMAQATNDKTSSSQQESSFISANVGGSLTLQCFYKDDSATRLYWYKQTLGQTPRLMSTLYVFSKNGTFHDEFKNNRFKLDTTNGKNHLTITNLDISDSATYYCVSCYLSMSEFLVGTTLNVKHSALVHQSSSESIQPGGSVTLNCTVHTGTCDDGEHSVYWFKYSEESHPGLIYTHGGRNDQCNTDTNTQTHTCVYNLPMKPLNPSHAGTYYCAVASCGQIVFGDGTKLDFEHEVDSLVLVYFLSGALVFTTILSVLLAASMYKMKNKNSCQSERQQGFAAPSTADAEGYQDADNLQYAAVSSNAANRSRKARNNTNSECVYASVKM comes from the exons GGGAAATGG CTCAAGCAACTAATGACAAAACTTCCTCATCTCAACAAGAAAGTAGTTTTATATCCGCTAATGTTGGTGGAAGTTTGACATTACAATGTTTCTACAAAGATGACTCTGCAACAAGGCTTTACTGGTATAAGCAAACTCTCGGACAGACACCAAGGCTCATGTCCACCCTATATGTGTTTAGCAAAAATGGTACTTTTCATGATGAATTTAAGAACAATCGTTTTAAACTAGATACTACAAATGGTAAAAATCACTTGACAATCACAAATTTGGACATTTCAGACTCAGCTACTTACTACTGTGTTAGTTGTTATTTAAGTATGTCAGAATTTTTGGTGGGCACTACTCTCAATGTAAAGCATTCGGCTTTGGTCCATCAGTCGTCATCTGAGAGCATCCAGCCAGGAGGCTCTGTGACTCTgaactgtacagtacacactgggACCTGTGATGATGGAGAACACAGTGTTTACTGGTTCAAATACTCTGAAGAATCTCATCCAggactcatttacacacatggagGCAGGAATGATCAGTGTAATACggacaccaacacacaaacacacacctgtgtctaCAATTTGCCGATGAAGCCTCTGAATCCTTCTCATGCTGGGACCTACTACTGTGCTGTCGCCTCATGTGGACAGATAGTGTTTGGAGACGGGACCAAACTGGACTTTGAGC ATGAGGTAGACTCTCTTGTCTTGGTATATTTCTTGAGTGGCGCTTTGGTGTTCACCACCATCCTCAGTGTTTTATTGGCTGCCTcaatgtacaagatgaaaaataaaaacagctgccagTCAG AGCGTCAACAGGGATTTGCGGCTCCATCAACAGCAGATGCAGAG GGTTATCAAGACGCAGACAACCTTCAATATGCTGCTGTTAGTTCCAACGCGGCAAACAGATCGAGAAAAGCGAGGAACAACACTAATAGTGAATGTGTGTACGCCAGTGTAAAGATGTAG